From Streptomyces sp. NBC_01426, a single genomic window includes:
- a CDS encoding acyl carrier protein: protein MSTQTFTLDDLRRILLEGAGADEGVDLDGDILDVQFEALGYESLALLETGSRIEREYKIVLDEDLLTDADTPRALIAAVNGHLTAVPSAA from the coding sequence GTGTCCACTCAGACCTTCACCCTTGACGACCTGCGGCGGATCCTCCTCGAAGGCGCCGGCGCCGACGAGGGCGTCGACCTCGACGGTGACATCCTCGACGTCCAGTTCGAGGCGCTCGGTTACGAGTCCCTCGCCCTGCTGGAGACCGGCAGCCGCATCGAGCGCGAGTACAAGATCGTCCTCGACGAGGACCTGCTCACCGACGCGGACACCCCGCGCGCGCTGATCGCGGCCGTCAACGGCCACCTCACCGCGGTGCCCAGCGCCGCCTGA
- the fabG gene encoding 3-oxoacyl-ACP reductase FabG: MSTQEKRIALITGATSGIGLAAARALGAQGHAVFIGARNADNVAATVKELQAEGLEADGTVLDVRDSASAAAFVQAAVDRFGSVDVLVNNAGRSGGGVTADIDEELWADVIDTNLTSVFRLTKEVLNTGGMRHKNRGRIINIASTAGKQGVVLGAPYSASKHGVVGFTKALGNELAPTGITVNAVCPGYVETPMAQRVRAGYAAAYDTSEDAILDKFQSKIPLGRYSTPEEVAGMVAYLASDTAASVTAQAINVCGGLGNF, from the coding sequence ATGTCGACGCAGGAGAAGCGGATCGCCCTGATCACGGGCGCCACCAGCGGCATCGGCCTGGCCGCGGCCCGCGCACTGGGTGCCCAGGGGCACGCGGTCTTCATCGGCGCGCGCAACGCGGACAATGTCGCCGCCACGGTCAAGGAACTTCAGGCGGAGGGCCTCGAAGCCGACGGAACGGTCCTCGACGTACGCGACTCCGCCTCCGCCGCCGCGTTCGTCCAGGCCGCGGTCGACCGCTTCGGCAGCGTCGACGTCCTGGTCAACAACGCCGGCCGGTCCGGTGGCGGCGTCACCGCGGACATAGACGAGGAGCTGTGGGCCGATGTCATCGACACCAACCTCACCAGCGTCTTCCGGCTGACCAAGGAAGTCCTCAACACCGGCGGGATGCGCCACAAGAACCGCGGCCGCATCATCAACATCGCCTCCACCGCCGGCAAGCAGGGCGTCGTCCTGGGCGCCCCGTACTCGGCCTCCAAGCACGGCGTGGTCGGCTTCACCAAGGCCCTCGGCAACGAGCTCGCCCCCACCGGGATCACGGTCAACGCCGTCTGCCCCGGCTACGTCGAGACGCCCATGGCCCAGCGCGTCCGCGCCGGATACGCCGCCGCGTACGACACCTCCGAGGACGCCATCCTCGACAAGTTCCAGTCGAAGATCCCGCTCGGCCGGTACTCCACCCCCGAGGAGGTCGCCGGCATGGTCGCCTACCTCGCCTCCGACACGGCCGCGTCCGTCACGGCGCAGGCGATCAACGTCTGCGGCGGGCTCGGCAACTTCTGA
- a CDS encoding aromatase/cyclase encodes MTTREVEHEITIAAPASDVYRLLADVVNWPRIFPPTIHVDRVDFNGTHERIRIWATANGQPKNWTSRRELDPQGLRITFRQEVTTKPVASMGGAWIIEPLDENSSRVRLLHDYRAIDDDAHDLLWIDEAVDKNSRSELAALKRNVEFAHGAEDVTFSFEDTVTIDGSAKDAYDFINEAHLWSERLPHVATVRLTEDTPGVQTLEMDTRAKDGSVHTTKSHRVTFPHHKIAYKQVTLPALMTLHTGYWTFRDTDHGVTAGSQHTVTLNTDNITRILGPDATVADARAYVHTALSTNSLATLNHAKTHAEKKN; translated from the coding sequence ATGACAACCCGCGAGGTTGAGCACGAGATCACCATCGCCGCGCCGGCATCGGACGTGTACCGGCTGCTGGCCGACGTCGTCAACTGGCCGCGCATCTTCCCGCCCACCATCCACGTGGACCGGGTGGACTTCAACGGCACGCACGAGCGGATCCGGATCTGGGCCACCGCCAACGGCCAACCGAAGAACTGGACCTCGCGCCGCGAACTCGACCCGCAGGGCCTGCGGATCACCTTCCGCCAGGAGGTCACCACCAAGCCGGTCGCCTCGATGGGCGGCGCGTGGATCATCGAGCCGCTCGACGAGAACTCCTCGCGGGTCCGGCTGCTCCACGACTACCGGGCGATCGACGACGACGCGCACGACCTGCTCTGGATCGACGAGGCCGTCGACAAGAACAGCCGTTCCGAGTTGGCGGCGTTGAAGCGGAACGTGGAGTTCGCCCACGGCGCCGAGGACGTCACCTTCTCCTTCGAGGACACCGTCACCATCGACGGCTCCGCCAAGGACGCCTACGACTTCATCAACGAAGCCCACCTGTGGTCCGAACGCCTGCCCCACGTCGCCACCGTCCGCCTCACCGAGGACACCCCCGGCGTCCAGACCCTGGAGATGGACACCCGCGCCAAGGACGGCTCCGTCCACACCACCAAGTCCCACCGCGTCACCTTCCCCCACCACAAGATCGCCTACAAACAGGTCACCCTCCCCGCCCTCATGACCCTCCACACCGGGTACTGGACCTTCCGCGACACCGACCACGGCGTCACCGCCGGCTCCCAACACACCGTCACCCTCAACACCGACAACATCACCCGCATCCTCGGACCCGACGCCACCGTCGCCGACGCCCGCGCCTACGTCCACACCGCCCTCTCCACCAACAGCCTCGCCACCCTCAACCACGCCAAGACCCACGCCGAGAAAAAGAACTGA
- a CDS encoding FAD-dependent monooxygenase: MASDHPDIARGPLDTDVLVVGAGPAGLMLACELGLGGAEVLVLDQRPGPTTESRATTLHARTMEIFDSRGLLAELGTPPCEPRGHFGGIGLDLTLPGSHPGQWKVPQRRTEELLQDRAVELGAGLLRRHQLVALTVGPDGVTADGIGPDGPVRITARYLVGCDGEDSTVRRLIGADFPGRDAERELLRADVGGVETPDRRFLRLPDGLAISATRDGVTRVMVHEFGKPAVPRSGAPAFDEVVDAWQRVTGEDIAHGSPLWVNAFGDANRQLARYRHGRILFAGDAAHQQMPSGGQALNLGVQDAFNLGWKLAAEVRGDAPDGLLDSYHTERHAVGAAVLANIRAQTLLLLGGREVEPARTLLTELVALDGVRTELAGAVSGLGIRYPVTDDADTGRPGTDHPLLGRRLPPSALDGPAGDTTAALLRTGRGLLLDLGTGADPATVGPWADRVDHVTARPATGSPLTPGEALLVRPDGHVVWAGDPGTDPRGPHTALRRWFGAPATAPAGTDGAHPTHRHAATAAAR; this comes from the coding sequence ATGGCATCGGACCACCCGGACATCGCGCGGGGACCCCTGGACACCGACGTCCTGGTGGTCGGAGCCGGCCCCGCCGGACTGATGCTCGCCTGCGAGCTCGGGCTCGGCGGGGCCGAGGTGCTCGTCCTCGACCAGCGCCCCGGCCCGACCACCGAATCCCGGGCGACCACCCTGCACGCCCGCACCATGGAGATCTTCGACAGCCGGGGTCTGTTGGCCGAGTTGGGCACCCCGCCGTGCGAGCCGCGCGGGCACTTCGGCGGCATCGGGCTGGACCTCACCCTGCCCGGTTCCCACCCCGGCCAGTGGAAGGTGCCCCAGCGGCGTACGGAGGAACTCCTCCAGGACCGGGCCGTCGAGCTGGGCGCGGGCCTGCTCCGCCGCCACCAACTGGTCGCTCTGACCGTCGGACCGGACGGGGTGACGGCCGACGGCATCGGCCCGGACGGCCCGGTCCGCATCACCGCCCGGTACCTGGTCGGCTGCGACGGCGAGGACAGCACCGTACGGCGGCTCATCGGCGCCGACTTCCCCGGCCGCGACGCCGAACGCGAACTGCTGCGGGCCGACGTCGGCGGAGTCGAGACGCCCGACCGGCGCTTCCTGCGGCTGCCCGACGGCCTGGCCATCTCCGCCACCCGCGACGGCGTCACCCGCGTGATGGTGCACGAGTTCGGCAAACCGGCCGTCCCGCGCTCCGGCGCCCCCGCGTTCGACGAGGTCGTCGACGCCTGGCAGCGGGTGACCGGCGAGGACATCGCCCACGGCAGCCCCCTGTGGGTCAACGCCTTCGGCGACGCCAACCGGCAGCTCGCCCGGTACCGGCACGGCCGGATCCTGTTCGCCGGCGACGCCGCGCACCAGCAGATGCCCAGCGGCGGACAAGCCCTCAACCTCGGCGTGCAGGACGCCTTCAACCTCGGCTGGAAGCTCGCAGCCGAAGTGCGCGGCGACGCCCCCGACGGGCTCCTGGACAGCTACCACACCGAACGCCACGCCGTCGGCGCCGCGGTCCTGGCCAACATCCGGGCCCAGACCCTGCTGCTGCTCGGCGGACGCGAGGTCGAACCGGCCCGCACCCTGCTCACCGAACTCGTCGCGCTCGACGGGGTACGCACCGAACTGGCCGGCGCCGTCAGCGGCCTCGGCATCCGCTACCCCGTCACGGACGACGCCGACACCGGGCGCCCGGGCACGGACCACCCCCTCCTCGGCCGCCGACTGCCCCCCTCCGCGCTGGACGGACCGGCCGGCGACACCACCGCCGCACTGCTGCGCACCGGCCGCGGCCTGCTGCTCGACCTCGGCACGGGCGCGGACCCGGCCACCGTCGGCCCCTGGGCGGACCGGGTCGACCACGTCACCGCCCGCCCGGCGACCGGCAGCCCGCTGACCCCCGGCGAGGCCCTCCTCGTACGGCCCGACGGGCACGTCGTCTGGGCCGGCGACCCCGGCACCGACCCGCGGGGCCCGCACACCGCGCTGCGCCGCTGGTTCGGCGCACCGGCCACCGCGCCCGCCGGCACGGACGGCGCGCACCCCACCCACCGACACGCCGCGACCGCCGCCGCCCGCTGA
- a CDS encoding FAD-dependent monooxygenase has translation MAKDVDTIDADVIIVGAGPAGLMLAGELRLGGADVIVTERLERPTGQSRGLGFTARALESFDQRGLVPRFGGLETSPLGHFGGVQFDFTALEDAHFGARGIPQSRTETVLEDWARELGTDIRRGWEFLDLEQDPDGVTATVAGPDGEQRLRARWLVGADGGHSLVRKVAGFAFPGTDATRGMYLADVVGCSIPPRFLGERVPAGMVMAAPLAEGVDRIIVCEHGAPPADRSQTPDFAEVAAAWQRLTGEDISGGGADWVSSFTDATRQASEYRRGRVLLVGDAAHIHLPAGGQGLSTGVQDAVNLGWKLAATLAGWAPASLLDTYHDERHAVGARLLTNTLAQGTVFLGGVESEPLRALFTELIAWDPVKRHLAGMVSHLDVRYDVDAAPAAGEDPAAPGDRHPLLGRRLPPRDLITADGPVRTADLLHPARGVLLDLADDPDVREAAAGWKDRVSTTTGVPRDPAVFAGATALLVRPDGYVAWAGTDPAELAPALRQWFGAPA, from the coding sequence ATGGCCAAGGACGTCGACACCATCGACGCGGACGTCATCATCGTCGGCGCCGGCCCGGCGGGCCTGATGCTCGCCGGCGAGCTGCGCCTGGGCGGCGCGGACGTCATCGTCACCGAACGCCTGGAGCGGCCCACCGGCCAGTCCCGCGGCCTGGGCTTCACCGCCCGCGCCCTGGAGTCCTTCGACCAGCGGGGCCTCGTACCCCGCTTCGGCGGGCTGGAGACCAGCCCGTTGGGCCACTTCGGCGGGGTGCAGTTCGACTTCACCGCCCTGGAGGACGCCCACTTCGGGGCCCGCGGCATCCCGCAGTCGCGGACCGAGACCGTCCTGGAGGACTGGGCCCGCGAGCTGGGGACCGACATCCGGCGCGGGTGGGAGTTCCTCGACCTGGAGCAGGACCCGGACGGGGTCACCGCCACCGTCGCCGGCCCCGACGGCGAACAGCGGCTGCGCGCCCGCTGGCTGGTCGGCGCCGACGGCGGACACAGCCTGGTCCGCAAGGTCGCCGGGTTCGCCTTTCCCGGCACCGACGCCACCCGGGGCATGTACCTCGCCGACGTGGTCGGCTGCTCGATCCCGCCCCGCTTCCTCGGCGAGCGCGTCCCCGCCGGCATGGTGATGGCCGCGCCGCTCGCCGAGGGCGTGGACCGCATCATCGTGTGCGAGCACGGCGCCCCGCCCGCCGACCGCAGCCAGACCCCCGACTTCGCGGAGGTCGCGGCAGCCTGGCAGCGGCTGACCGGCGAGGACATCTCCGGCGGCGGCGCCGACTGGGTCAGCTCCTTCACCGACGCCACCCGGCAGGCGAGCGAGTACCGGCGCGGGCGCGTGCTGCTGGTCGGCGACGCGGCCCACATCCACCTGCCCGCCGGCGGACAGGGCCTGAGCACCGGCGTCCAGGACGCAGTGAACCTCGGCTGGAAACTGGCCGCGACCCTCGCCGGCTGGGCCCCCGCATCGCTGCTCGACACCTACCACGACGAACGCCACGCCGTCGGTGCGCGGCTGCTGACCAACACCCTCGCCCAGGGCACCGTGTTCCTCGGCGGCGTCGAATCGGAGCCGCTGCGGGCCCTGTTCACCGAACTGATCGCATGGGACCCGGTCAAGCGCCACCTCGCCGGGATGGTCAGCCACCTCGACGTCCGCTACGACGTCGATGCGGCCCCGGCCGCCGGCGAGGACCCCGCCGCGCCCGGGGACCGCCACCCGCTGCTCGGCCGCCGGCTCCCGCCGCGCGACCTGATCACGGCCGACGGTCCCGTGCGCACCGCCGACCTGCTGCACCCCGCCCGCGGCGTCCTCCTCGACCTGGCCGACGACCCCGACGTGCGCGAGGCCGCGGCCGGTTGGAAGGACCGGGTCAGCACGACCACCGGCGTCCCCCGGGACCCGGCCGTCTTCGCCGGTGCCACGGCCCTCCTGGTCCGCCCCGACGGCTACGTCGCCTGGGCGGGCACCGACCCCGCCGAACTGGCCCCGGCCCTCCGGCAGTGGTTCGGCGCCCCCGCCTGA
- a CDS encoding alpha/beta hydrolase, which produces MSPGVRPITLEAGAFTLSALIAQPVGPPRATIVAVHGGGMSAGYFDGQAHPDVSLLTLGARLGYTVVAVDRPGYGLSAAHLPRGQNLSEQSAALGTAIAHLADRYPSGAGVFLVAHSFGGKLALTYAAEQAGPGTAGPALLGLDVSGCGRDYAVDPGDLRDPHRHGHWKRNWGALRFYPPNTFRDAAALVAPMPLRERAEAARWPESFTAAAARVPVPVRLTFAEHELWWRNDEEDLNEIAELFTAAPFVTIDRQPDAGHNLSLGWVARSYHLRALAFLEECLARA; this is translated from the coding sequence ATGTCGCCGGGCGTCCGGCCGATCACCCTGGAGGCAGGCGCCTTCACCCTGTCCGCGCTGATCGCCCAGCCCGTCGGCCCGCCCCGCGCGACCATCGTCGCGGTGCACGGAGGCGGCATGAGCGCCGGCTACTTCGACGGTCAGGCCCACCCGGACGTCTCCCTCCTCACCCTCGGCGCCCGGCTCGGCTACACCGTCGTCGCCGTGGACCGGCCCGGCTACGGCCTGTCCGCCGCGCACCTGCCGCGCGGCCAGAACCTGTCCGAACAGTCCGCCGCGCTGGGGACCGCGATCGCCCACCTGGCCGACCGGTATCCGTCCGGCGCCGGGGTGTTCCTCGTCGCGCACTCCTTCGGCGGCAAGCTCGCCCTCACGTACGCCGCCGAACAGGCCGGTCCCGGAACCGCCGGGCCGGCCCTGCTGGGGCTGGACGTCTCCGGCTGCGGCCGCGACTACGCGGTCGATCCCGGGGACCTCCGCGACCCGCACCGGCACGGCCACTGGAAGCGGAACTGGGGCGCCCTGCGCTTCTACCCGCCGAACACCTTCCGGGACGCCGCCGCGCTCGTCGCCCCCATGCCGCTGCGCGAGCGCGCGGAGGCGGCACGTTGGCCCGAGAGCTTCACCGCTGCCGCCGCCCGGGTGCCCGTACCGGTCCGCCTCACCTTCGCCGAGCACGAACTGTGGTGGCGTAACGACGAGGAGGACCTCAACGAGATCGCCGAACTGTTCACCGCGGCCCCGTTCGTCACCATCGACCGGCAGCCCGACGCGGGACACAACCTCAGCCTCGGCTGGGTCGCCCGCTCCTACCACCTGCGCGCCCTGGCCTTCCTGGAGGAGTGCCTGGCCCGGGCCTGA
- a CDS encoding MFS transporter, whose translation MDKTRSKPFRSLAVRNFRLFAAGQVVSVAGTWMMVVSQDWLVLDLTGDSATALGTLTALQFTPMLLLTLYGGRLADRHDKRLLLTLANLASGALALALAVLVLAGDVRLWHLYLFAIGLGTVNSFEVPARMAFVAELVGPDLLPNASALSAAYFNTARVVGPALAGLLISAVGTGPVMLLNAVSYLATVAALRLMRPAELLRCEPSGRGSGVADGLRYVRARPDLLVPLALLAVVGLFGFNFQLTLPLLAKTVFHADATAFGLLTTAFAAGSLLAAFATTARSGRPAARTVTGSALAFGVSETAAGWAPDYVSAAVLLALTGFATIYFAQAANHRIQLGSDPRYRGRVMALYTLILQGLTPLGALLVGWLTSRYGARSGLWVGGSVSLLAALAALPAGRTRRGSRTATDTGSPSCGPTPLPPTRSAGRP comes from the coding sequence ATGGACAAGACACGCTCCAAGCCCTTCCGTTCCCTCGCCGTACGCAACTTCCGGCTGTTCGCGGCCGGGCAGGTGGTGTCCGTGGCGGGGACCTGGATGATGGTCGTGTCCCAGGACTGGCTGGTCCTGGACCTGACCGGGGACTCCGCCACCGCCCTGGGCACCCTGACCGCGCTGCAGTTCACCCCGATGCTGCTGCTCACCCTGTACGGTGGCCGGCTCGCCGACCGCCACGACAAGAGACTGCTGCTCACCCTCGCCAACCTGGCCTCGGGCGCCCTGGCCCTCGCCCTGGCCGTGCTGGTCCTGGCGGGTGACGTGCGGCTGTGGCACCTGTACCTGTTCGCGATCGGGCTCGGCACCGTCAACTCCTTCGAGGTGCCCGCCCGGATGGCGTTCGTCGCCGAGCTGGTGGGCCCGGACCTGCTGCCCAACGCCTCGGCGCTGAGCGCCGCCTACTTCAACACCGCGCGGGTGGTCGGCCCGGCCCTGGCCGGCCTGCTCATCTCGGCCGTCGGCACCGGGCCGGTGATGCTCCTCAACGCGGTCAGCTACCTCGCCACCGTGGCGGCCCTGCGGCTGATGCGGCCCGCGGAACTGCTGCGCTGCGAACCCTCGGGCCGCGGATCGGGAGTGGCGGACGGGCTGCGGTACGTCCGCGCCCGGCCCGACCTGCTGGTCCCGTTGGCCCTGCTGGCGGTCGTCGGCCTGTTCGGCTTCAACTTCCAGCTCACCCTGCCGCTGCTCGCCAAGACCGTCTTCCACGCCGACGCGACCGCGTTCGGCCTGCTCACCACCGCCTTCGCGGCCGGCTCGCTGCTCGCCGCGTTCGCCACGACCGCCCGCAGCGGGCGCCCGGCGGCCCGGACCGTCACCGGCTCGGCCCTGGCGTTCGGCGTGAGCGAGACGGCCGCCGGATGGGCCCCGGACTACGTTTCGGCGGCCGTCCTGCTCGCCCTGACCGGTTTCGCCACGATCTACTTCGCGCAGGCGGCCAACCACCGGATCCAGCTCGGCAGCGACCCCCGCTACCGGGGGCGGGTGATGGCCCTCTACACGCTGATCCTGCAGGGCCTCACCCCGCTGGGAGCCCTCCTCGTCGGCTGGCTGACCAGCCGTTACGGGGCGCGCTCGGGCCTGTGGGTCGGCGGATCCGTGTCGCTGCTCGCCGCCCTGGCGGCGCTGCCCGCGGGCCGGACCCGGCGCGGATCCCGGACCGCCACGGACACCGGTTCGCCGTCCTGCGGACCCACTCCCCTTCCTCCCACCCGGTCCGCCGGCCGCCCCTGA
- a CDS encoding phosphopantetheine-binding protein, which yields MTDDSAHGSIGHLPDLSELRVMSPDVLTATLAHCLRLHLDQLLQVPPGHRTSPHQPLRTQGLDLLNALHLARGIRRDLGAEVAAQTLLDGTLTELAELLAPLLAIAGAPPVEQPETATV from the coding sequence ATGACCGACGACTCCGCGCACGGCTCGATCGGGCACCTCCCGGACCTGTCCGAACTGCGCGTCATGAGCCCGGACGTCCTCACCGCCACCCTCGCCCACTGCCTGCGCCTGCACCTGGACCAGCTGCTCCAGGTCCCGCCGGGCCACCGGACCAGCCCGCACCAGCCCCTGCGCACCCAGGGGCTGGACCTGCTCAACGCCCTGCACCTGGCCCGGGGGATCCGCCGGGACCTGGGCGCGGAGGTGGCCGCCCAGACGCTGTTGGACGGCACCCTCACCGAACTCGCCGAGCTGCTGGCCCCGCTGCTGGCGATCGCCGGGGCGCCGCCCGTCGAGCAGCCCGAGACCGCCACCGTCTGA
- a CDS encoding acyl-CoA carboxylase subunit beta: MPPAIPEALTARLDELEAHKEEARNGPDPKATERQYAKGKLTAHERIALLLDKGSFSEVEPLRRHRATGFGLEARKPYGDGVITGWGTVEGRTVFVYAHDFRIFGGALGEAHATKIHKIMDMAIAAGAPLVSLNDGAGARIQEGVSALAGYGGIFQRNTKASGVIPQISVMLGPCAGGAAYSPALTDFIFMVRDISQMFITGPDVVRAVTGEEITQNGLGGADVHAGTSGVAHFVHDDEETCLAEVRYLISLLPPNNRELPPRVLSGDPADRLGDRLLELVPADGNRSYDIRGVIEELVDDSEFMEVHAAWAQNIVCGLARIDGHTVGVVANQPASTAGVLDIKASEKGARFVQFCDAFNIPLVTLVDVPGFLPGVDQEHEGIIRRGAKLLYAYCNATVPRVSVVLRKAYGGAYIVMDSRSIGADIALAWPTNEIAVMGAEGAANVVFRREIAAADDPEAMRREKIAQYKEELVHPYYAAERGLVDDVIDPRDTRSVLARSLAMLAAKHADLPRRKHGNPPQ; encoded by the coding sequence ATGCCGCCCGCGATACCCGAGGCCCTCACCGCACGGCTCGATGAACTGGAGGCCCACAAGGAGGAGGCACGCAACGGCCCGGACCCCAAGGCCACCGAACGCCAGTACGCGAAGGGCAAGTTGACCGCGCACGAGCGGATCGCCCTGCTGCTGGACAAGGGCAGTTTCAGCGAGGTGGAGCCGCTGCGCAGACACCGGGCCACGGGCTTCGGCCTGGAGGCGAGGAAGCCGTACGGCGACGGTGTGATCACGGGTTGGGGCACGGTCGAGGGTCGTACGGTCTTCGTGTACGCGCACGACTTCCGGATCTTCGGCGGTGCGCTGGGCGAGGCTCACGCCACGAAGATCCACAAGATCATGGACATGGCCATCGCGGCCGGTGCGCCGCTGGTCTCCCTGAACGACGGCGCGGGTGCCCGTATCCAGGAGGGCGTCTCCGCGCTCGCGGGCTACGGCGGCATCTTCCAGCGGAACACCAAGGCCTCGGGTGTCATCCCGCAGATCTCGGTCATGCTCGGCCCGTGCGCCGGCGGCGCCGCGTACTCCCCGGCCCTCACGGACTTCATCTTCATGGTCCGGGACATCTCGCAGATGTTCATCACCGGCCCGGACGTGGTCCGCGCGGTGACCGGCGAGGAGATCACCCAGAACGGCCTCGGCGGCGCCGACGTGCACGCCGGCACCTCGGGCGTCGCCCACTTCGTCCACGACGACGAGGAGACCTGCCTGGCGGAGGTCCGCTACCTGATCTCCCTGCTGCCCCCCAACAACCGCGAGCTGCCGCCCCGGGTGCTCAGCGGGGACCCCGCCGACCGCCTCGGCGACCGGCTGCTGGAGCTGGTGCCGGCCGACGGGAACCGTTCGTACGACATCCGCGGCGTCATCGAGGAACTCGTCGACGACAGCGAGTTCATGGAGGTCCACGCGGCCTGGGCGCAGAACATCGTGTGCGGACTCGCCCGGATCGACGGCCACACCGTCGGCGTCGTCGCCAATCAGCCCGCCTCGACCGCCGGCGTCCTCGACATCAAGGCGAGCGAGAAGGGCGCGCGGTTCGTGCAGTTCTGCGACGCCTTCAACATCCCGCTGGTCACCCTCGTCGACGTCCCCGGCTTCCTGCCCGGTGTGGACCAGGAACACGAGGGCATCATCCGGCGCGGCGCCAAGCTGCTGTACGCGTACTGCAACGCCACCGTGCCGCGCGTCTCCGTGGTGCTGCGCAAGGCCTACGGCGGCGCGTACATCGTCATGGACTCCCGTTCCATCGGCGCGGACATCGCCCTGGCGTGGCCCACCAACGAGATCGCGGTGATGGGCGCCGAGGGCGCCGCGAACGTGGTCTTCCGACGGGAGATCGCGGCCGCCGACGACCCGGAGGCGATGCGCCGCGAGAAGATCGCGCAGTACAAGGAGGAGCTCGTCCACCCCTACTACGCCGCTGAACGCGGCCTCGTGGACGACGTCATCGACCCGCGCGACACCCGTTCCGTGCTGGCCCGCTCGCTGGCGATGCTCGCCGCCAAACACGCCGACCTGCCGCGGCGCAAGCACGGCAACCCGCCCCAGTGA
- a CDS encoding acyl-CoA carboxylase epsilon subunit: MNGPADEQLLRIVRGNPSPEELAALTAILLARAAGAGVEPDDVARRQQVVALWRRPDRVAGFDGPRTWRSPARPAPRAA, encoded by the coding sequence GTGAACGGACCGGCCGACGAACAACTGCTGCGCATCGTCAGGGGCAACCCCTCCCCGGAGGAACTGGCCGCCCTGACCGCGATCCTGCTCGCCCGCGCCGCGGGCGCCGGCGTCGAACCCGACGACGTGGCCCGCCGTCAGCAGGTCGTGGCCCTCTGGCGGCGCCCGGACCGGGTCGCCGGCTTCGACGGGCCGCGCACCTGGCGCTCGCCGGCGCGGCCCGCGCCACGCGCCGCCTGA
- a CDS encoding 4'-phosphopantetheinyl transferase family protein: MAVANVLTLDDGQLDVWLLPPPESPRDVPMGDLDDRELRRVEAYRRSDDQRMYAAAHVGLRRVLAVYTGIAPRNLAIAGERYDGSGGRNGRPRVLGVPGAPQFSLSHSHGLALVAVAETRVGADVQRIPSAGTAEACLPALHPVEREELEQLSEDRRTAAFGRLWTRKEAYLKGIGTGLARGTHLDYLGEQRARDRPEGWVVGNLPLCDGHVAAVAILGGGDHRIVMRAVPDTLLYAQEAAERLAGVEPGLRTVLRDHRTRPSPSARAA; the protein is encoded by the coding sequence ATGGCGGTGGCGAACGTACTGACCCTCGACGACGGGCAGCTGGACGTGTGGCTGCTGCCACCCCCCGAGTCGCCCCGTGACGTGCCGATGGGCGACCTGGACGACCGGGAGCTGCGGCGCGTGGAGGCGTACCGCCGCTCCGACGACCAGCGCATGTACGCGGCCGCCCACGTGGGTCTGCGCCGGGTCCTGGCCGTGTACACCGGCATCGCGCCCCGCAACCTCGCCATCGCCGGCGAGCGCTACGACGGGTCGGGCGGCCGCAACGGCCGGCCCCGGGTGCTCGGCGTGCCGGGCGCCCCCCAGTTCTCCCTCTCGCACAGCCACGGCCTGGCCCTGGTGGCGGTGGCGGAGACCCGGGTGGGGGCCGACGTCCAGCGCATTCCCTCGGCCGGGACCGCGGAGGCCTGTCTGCCGGCGCTGCACCCGGTGGAACGGGAGGAACTGGAACAGTTGTCCGAGGACCGCCGCACGGCGGCCTTCGGGCGGCTGTGGACCCGCAAGGAGGCCTACCTCAAGGGGATCGGCACCGGGCTGGCCCGCGGCACCCACCTCGACTACCTGGGCGAACAGCGGGCGCGGGACCGGCCCGAGGGCTGGGTGGTCGGTAACCTCCCGCTGTGCGACGGCCACGTGGCCGCGGTGGCGATCCTGGGCGGCGGGGACCACCGCATCGTGATGCGGGCGGTACCGGACACCCTGCTGTACGCGCAGGAGGCGGCGGAACGCCTCGCCGGCGTCGAGCCGGGGCTGCGCACGGTCCTGCGGGACCACCGCACCCGGCCCTCGCCGTCGGCCCGGGCGGCCTGA